The Chryseolinea soli nucleotide sequence GGCGGGCAAACCATATTCTCGTGCGATCACCGCTCCATGGGTCATCAGTCCTCCCACTTCGGTGACCAGGCCTTTTATGGACACAAATAAGGGGGTCCAGCTAGGGTCAGTAAACGGGGTGACTAATATATCTCCATCTTCTATGTCAGCATCTTCCATGTTTAAGATGACGCGTGCTCGTCCCTCTATCACTCCCGAAGAAACCGCCAGCCCTGCGATGGCTTCGGCTGGGAGATTTTCTCGCTTGTACGCACCAGCGACGATCTCACCATCAGACGTCATAACCCGCGGGGGCGTTAGTTTTTCATAAAGTTTGTACTCGTCTTTTCGTTGGCTGATAACCTGGTAGTCCATCCGGTAGCTATCGGGTTTATGCGTGCGTACGACTTCGCGAAGTTCTTCAAAAGTGAGATAGTAGATATCTTCCTTTTCATGAATAACACCGGCTTGCACAAGTTGCTCGGCTTCTTTCAGTACAGCCTGCTTATAAACGAGATAGCGCCTGACGATGCCGTATTTCGGGTATTCACGATATCCAGCGTAATTCCGGACAAGCTCGATCATTCGTCTTGTTTCTTCAGCTTTCTGTTCACCATCCGGCAATTGCTTCAATCGCTCCAATAGCTCCTGCTCTTTTTTCAAAGCTTCCTGCAGGCCTTGCTCGAATTTTCGCTTGCCTTCATTGGGCTCGAAGTTCTTGATGTTGCTGAGAATAAGGGGAACCAGTGTGATTGGTTTTTCGCTCCAACGGGTTTTAGTAATATCGATTTCTCCGCTACACCGCATACCGTATTTGTCGAGATAATTACGGATCGCATCTCTGGTCTTCTGACCACCGTCAAACTTGACCAGGTCATCCAAAAAGTTATCGTCTTTTACCGCGACACGTTGGGATAAATAATTAATTATTTCCGGATAGGGACGAATCACATCGGCGACATCCAATAATGCCAAACCCATTTCCGAGGTAACATTGTTGGGTACAGATTGAGCAATCGTGTCTGCTGCATTTTTCTCGCCTAACCATTCGTTCATTTTTTCATTGATCCATGCCGAAGCATTCATACCCGTCATGATCACCCCAAAACTCCGTTGGTCAGAATTTGCCTTCTTTAATTGCTGAATATCTTCAAGGATAAAATCAAACAGATCTGATCCTGATTGGGTTTGGATGTTTTGCTTTAACAACGCCACGGCTGCTTGATTAGCGCTGATCAAATCAGAAACGATGTTTGGATCATATTCGTTTAAGGCTTGATAATTCGGCATTGGCGCAGCTTTATTACCTTCTGCGGCACTCGGGTCTTTTTTAGCATCGGGCGACCATTTGATAAAACCTTCCCTCCCTACAACATTTGTAAGCGCGTCTTTTATGAGCGGGTCGAACTTACCCAGAACATCTATCATCGTTGTTCTGCCCGCAGGCCAAGCCAGCATCGGTGCAACATCAACAAACAGTCTTCCACCCGCTACACGCATAAAAGCAGGGGTCATTAAAAGCCAAAAAGACAATCCCAGTGGTTTCATGGCATCCGTCATCATTTGTTGATGACCGACAGACAGGTAGACATGATTTTCCCGATCGTCTGCTTCAGGGACGGGAAATAATGTGGTGATGGGCCGGCTCTGAACAATATAAATCCGATAGCCACCGGATGCCTGGCTGCGCCCCGGGCGGGCATCATCAACCAAACACCATTCGATGTCCTGGGGACGGCCGAAATGCGCTTCGATCTTTCGACCCATGTGCTCAAGTTGTAGGATCTGCTCGTCCGTCAGCGTGGATTTGTTTTGCTGTGCGGGTTCAATCTCTTGTTGTTTCGTGCCGCCATCTTTTAAAGCATAAATAGCCAGTTTCTTCGTGGATATTTTCTTATCGATGATCTTGCCGTTGCTCACCTTATAGATATCAGCATTCACCAGGCCGGAGACCAGGGCCTCGCCCAGTCCGAAGCTCGCATCAATAGACAACACTTTTCTATTGGACGTAACCGGGTCGGCCGTAAACAAAATTCCTGCTGCCTGTGGGAAGACCATCTTCTGTACCACCACAGACAGGTGGACTTTACGATGATCGAAGCCGTTTTGAAGGCGATAGATAACCGCGCGCTCGGTGAATAGCGATGCCCAACACTTGCTGATATGCTTTAGGATGGACGCGCTCCCGATGATGTTCAGGTAGGTATCCTGTTGGCCTGCAAAAGAAGCTGTCGGCAGATCTTCCGCCGTGGCGCTGGAACGCACGGCATAAGCATTTTCTTCACCGAGCTCCTTAAGATGACGCATGATCTCATTGGCAATAGCTTCCGGGATGGCTATTTCTTCGATCGCCTTCCGGATCTCTGCACTGGTTTCACGAACACCGTTCCGATCATCTGCTTTTAAATTGGCCAGCTGATCTAGCAGCGAGTGAAACCCTTCGCTGTTCGCAACCATCTCCTTATAGGCTTCCGTAGTAACGCAAAAGCCCTCGGGCACGGGCACACCGGCAATCCGGGATAGCTCTCCCAGGTTGGCGCCTTTGCCTCCGACAACAGCAAGCTTTGTTTTATCGATTTGCTGAAAATCAAGTATGTAGGTGGTCTTATTTTTCATGGGTTATCCTGTTTTGTGATTATTTAGTATTGAGTCTATCGGTTGTCTCGTTCATGATCTCAATGGCTTTTAAAAAATAGGTTTCAATGACCTTGATTTCCTTGTCCGAAAATGAAGCGAGGAGTTTCTCTGACTTACTCCGGTATTCTTTATACAGCGGCACGAAAAGCGTCATGATCTTTTCAGTGTTGGGTTCAATGATCACCTTCCGCCGGTCGTCCTCGGCAAATCGCCTTTTCACGAGCTTCTTCTTTTCAAACCGGTCGATCAAACCGGTAACGGCTCCTGTAGTTAGTCCTGTTAAACTGGAAAGTTCGCCGGCGGTCATTTGGCCCTTTTCCATTAAAAATCCCAGGTATTTATGGTCTGTCCCGGAAAGCCCTGCCTTTCGGGCGACGGCTTCGTGCATCTGGATGGAGGTGTAGGCGTGTTGCTGGTTCAATTTTCGTACGCGTTTGATGGTCTCGGTGTCCATAATTATATCTTAGTAAGTAATTATCTTAGTAACAAAGATAATATGAATTTTAACTCTGATCCAAATAATTTGTGCAGATTTTGAGGACGTGTTGCTGAAAACAATCCCTAAATCAGATGAAATCGGGAGGTGTGCCTATTCCAAAACGTTTGTATATTGGATCATTCTGGTTGTTCCTTAGCTTTGTTAACCTTCAATAATTAGCACTGGATGGCTATCCTCACTCCCCAATCAAAAACCAACCCCTTCCTTCGGCAATCTGAATTTCATCTCAGCCCGTCCTCGGTATGGTTCTTCATTTTTTTAGGCGTAGCGGCGTGGCTTTTGAATGTTGGGACGCAGATGGTCTTCCCATCCCAAAATTTGTTACCCTATATTATCCGTACAACCGTGTTAGCACTTACCGTTGTGCTGACTACCGTTGGAAGCATTCGTCTTCTGAAACAAAATCACCTCCCTGCTGAGGCTTTGGGATTAGGCATTTCGGTAAGGTCATTGCTTAATTTTTTGTTAGGCGCTTGTATCAGCGTCATTTTCCTGCTACTCATAGGGACCGTGTTATACCTTTTTGTTCCATTTCATTTCACCGCCGGGGCGCTGAGTGGTATACAGGTCATTAAAGAATGCTATTCTTATTTCTGGGGAAATTTTTTAGAAGAACTGATATTTCGTGGCTTTCTTTTGATCGTGCTCAGCAACCTCATCGGGTGGCGTAGGGCCGTATGGGTGATGGCGCTACCCTTCGCGTTATTTCATCTTCCCGGGATTGGATTCGGTATGGAAGCTCTAAAAATGATGGTCACCAGTTCCGTCGGTGGACTGCTATTTAGTTATGCCTTTACTGCAACCAGCTCATTGTGGACAGCCATCGGTGCGCATGTTATGGGTAATATTTTATTACATACCCTTACGGGATTGGATGGGGCCGGTAGAGCGATGTTTCAGCCTTCTTTCGAGGATAAGTTTCCGGTGGGGTATGATGCAAACTTCCTGACATTTACAATAGCGGGGGCAATCGTAGCGTATCCTCTCTTTGTGCTTGCCAAAAAAAGATTGGAAGGTAGCACGGGGTCGGTATGATGACAAGCAAAAGAGGCTGCCTCTTTGAGACAGCCTCTTCATTCATCCGCCAGGCGAGTGATCTTCTCTGATCGCTATTGATTCTTCAGAAAACCTGTATTCGCTTTGCCGTCAACATAGCACGAGTTGATGGCATCGAGCACGGTGGTCATTTGGGACGCGGTGTAACTCGAAGCACAACCTCCAAGTACTTTCTCCGCTTCAGCTAAGACTTGTGCTACGGTCCAGCCCTTAAAATCACCGGACGTGACGACCGAATTAGCGAGCTTCGTTGACGAGGCGCCGAAGTCTTCGTCCCATGCATCGAAGGTGACGGAGAGTTTGAGGGCAACGACATGCATGGCCAGCGTATTCTTCGGATTGTTGCTATCCTTTGGTTTTTCCGTCGGGTTCAAATAGCTCTTGGTCAATACCGACGGTGTACCGCCTGAAGGCAAACCGTCGGTAATGGCCTGCGCAGACGTAAACGTTATGGTATAGTTACAGCCCACCACCAATCCTGCGGGGAACGCAGCGCCAAAATTCTTGTGTAAATACGTTCCCGGGTTGTTACCATTCGGCGGGGCGCCCCAGCCACCCGGAGTTTGGGTGCGCAGGTTCTTGTCGTCGGGTTCACTACAGGAGCAATACTCCTTATTCAATGTTGTGGTGAGCAACTCGAGTTGACTCGTACTGGGATTGTATCGGGAAACCGTGACGATCTCATCGATACATCCGCATTCCGGCAGATCCTTTAAAGGTATGACCAGTGTGAACTCGCGCACCTCAGGGCTCTGTGGAAAGGATTCGAAGTACGGGTAATCGGAAAAGGGTGGTATGCTATTGCAATCCCCGGCAAACACTCTGAAATCATATAGAAACCATTCCATTCCCGTGAGGTCGTAATGCAGGGTAATGTTTGTTTGATCGACCGTTATCTCAACGGACCCGACCACCAGGTCATTCGCCAGTAGCGGAAGGATATGGGTTTCTCCACAATTAATGCCGGTTTCGGTTGTCCTTGCATTGGCGCCGTTGAACTTGTGAAGAATGATGGTTTCTTTGGACTTTGAGGTGTCCTTGAAAAGATCGCCATTTTGGTTTTCCTGGCATCCCAGCGCGAGAAAAACCATTGAAAAAAGCCAACTAAGTCTTTTCATGATTTTTGCAGTTTAGGTTTAGGTCTCTATATAATTTACGCATAAAAATGCCGTGAAATTGACCGGTTTGACTTTCGACCTTGCGAATTATAATCAATCGTCCACAACCGATTGAATTTTGATTTTATGCGCTTTTATTGCCCGGAACAGGCGTGCGCATAACAATGATTTTCTGTTTTTTTTGAAAAATGCAGCAACCGCATTTATGGACGTATGTTTACACTCATTTCGACCCTTCAGGGTGAAATTAATCACGCCTTATATTATGGCCGTGATAAAGAGGTGTATCGCTGTAACCACGTCAACATTTTTGACATCCCTGGATATTCTTTCATGGAGAACATCCTATTCCCGCGCAAAGGGAAGTTTATCCGATTGAACTCCTCTGGAGGGAGACTCCATACACCTGTGGCATCTGAAATGGATTGCATTGACATAAATTTCCTTCCAGTCATTACCAGCCTTACCCGTGCGTGTAAAAATTAGAGACAAATCGTTGAATCCCGACGAATACCGACTCGCTTAAAGCATAAATAAATTACTTTTATATTCATCCCAATCGACTGCTTAAAGTATTCGTAGTGGGCTTATAAACTCAAAATAAGATTATGAAATCATTATCAAGATTTGTTCTGTTGACGCTTGCCGTTCTCTCTGCGGCGTGCACCAAATCAAAAATTCAAAATCTGGTACCCGATAAGGACAACGGGGGCATTACTCTACCCGAGAAGTTCGGCGCCGTGGTGGTGGTCGATACCCTTGGACGGGGAAGGCATATGGCCATTGCTTCCAATGGAGACATCTACCTGCATCTTAGCAAGCTTGCCCTGGATGGAAAGGGAATTATTGCCTTGCGCGATACCTCCGGCGATGGACGCGCGGATGTCATGAAGGGATATTCCAACGTTACCGGCACCGGCATTGAACTGCACAACGGCTACCTGTATTATGCAGATGAAACCCATGTCTTTCGAAGCAAGATGACCGAGGGAGAATTGTTGCCCACCGAAGCGCTCGACACGCTGGTAACCATGGTGGACGGCGTAGGGCACATGGCAAAGACCTTTACATTCGATGATAAAGGTGGTATGTATGTGAACATCGGCTCCACCAGCAATTGCTGCGAAATAAATTTGCGCATGCCCCACACCGCGGGCGACGATCCGTGTAAGGAACTGGAAACCCGGGCCGGCATCTGGAAATTTGATGACAATACCCTTGGCCAAAAACAAGACCTTAAATTCCGTTACGCGACGGGAATCCGAAACGCGGTTGCGCTCACCTGGAATGCCAGTGCTGGCCGACTGTTTGCCCTTCAGCACGGAAGAGATGATCTCCATCGCTACTGGCCGGAATTTTATACCGAAGATCAAAACGTGGAACTCCCTTCGGAGATATTCTTCGACCTCGAACAAGGCGACGACATGGGTTGGCCTTATTGCTATTACGATCACATC carries:
- a CDS encoding CPBP family intramembrane glutamic endopeptidase codes for the protein MAILTPQSKTNPFLRQSEFHLSPSSVWFFIFLGVAAWLLNVGTQMVFPSQNLLPYIIRTTVLALTVVLTTVGSIRLLKQNHLPAEALGLGISVRSLLNFLLGACISVIFLLLIGTVLYLFVPFHFTAGALSGIQVIKECYSYFWGNFLEELIFRGFLLIVLSNLIGWRRAVWVMALPFALFHLPGIGFGMEALKMMVTSSVGGLLFSYAFTATSSLWTAIGAHVMGNILLHTLTGLDGAGRAMFQPSFEDKFPVGYDANFLTFTIAGAIVAYPLFVLAKKRLEGSTGSV
- a CDS encoding MarR family winged helix-turn-helix transcriptional regulator; the protein is MDTETIKRVRKLNQQHAYTSIQMHEAVARKAGLSGTDHKYLGFLMEKGQMTAGELSSLTGLTTGAVTGLIDRFEKKKLVKRRFAEDDRRKVIIEPNTEKIMTLFVPLYKEYRSKSEKLLASFSDKEIKVIETYFLKAIEIMNETTDRLNTK
- the ppsA gene encoding phosphoenolpyruvate synthase, yielding MKNKTTYILDFQQIDKTKLAVVGGKGANLGELSRIAGVPVPEGFCVTTEAYKEMVANSEGFHSLLDQLANLKADDRNGVRETSAEIRKAIEEIAIPEAIANEIMRHLKELGEENAYAVRSSATAEDLPTASFAGQQDTYLNIIGSASILKHISKCWASLFTERAVIYRLQNGFDHRKVHLSVVVQKMVFPQAAGILFTADPVTSNRKVLSIDASFGLGEALVSGLVNADIYKVSNGKIIDKKISTKKLAIYALKDGGTKQQEIEPAQQNKSTLTDEQILQLEHMGRKIEAHFGRPQDIEWCLVDDARPGRSQASGGYRIYIVQSRPITTLFPVPEADDRENHVYLSVGHQQMMTDAMKPLGLSFWLLMTPAFMRVAGGRLFVDVAPMLAWPAGRTTMIDVLGKFDPLIKDALTNVVGREGFIKWSPDAKKDPSAAEGNKAAPMPNYQALNEYDPNIVSDLISANQAAVALLKQNIQTQSGSDLFDFILEDIQQLKKANSDQRSFGVIMTGMNASAWINEKMNEWLGEKNAADTIAQSVPNNVTSEMGLALLDVADVIRPYPEIINYLSQRVAVKDDNFLDDLVKFDGGQKTRDAIRNYLDKYGMRCSGEIDITKTRWSEKPITLVPLILSNIKNFEPNEGKRKFEQGLQEALKKEQELLERLKQLPDGEQKAEETRRMIELVRNYAGYREYPKYGIVRRYLVYKQAVLKEAEQLVQAGVIHEKEDIYYLTFEELREVVRTHKPDSYRMDYQVISQRKDEYKLYEKLTPPRVMTSDGEIVAGAYKRENLPAEAIAGLAVSSGVIEGRARVILNMEDADIEDGDILVTPFTDPSWTPLFVSIKGLVTEVGGLMTHGAVIAREYGLPAVVGVENATKLIKDGQRIRVNGTDGYVEVL
- a CDS encoding c-type cytochrome, whose amino-acid sequence is MKSLSRFVLLTLAVLSAACTKSKIQNLVPDKDNGGITLPEKFGAVVVVDTLGRGRHMAIASNGDIYLHLSKLALDGKGIIALRDTSGDGRADVMKGYSNVTGTGIELHNGYLYYADETHVFRSKMTEGELLPTEALDTLVTMVDGVGHMAKTFTFDDKGGMYVNIGSTSNCCEINLRMPHTAGDDPCKELETRAGIWKFDDNTLGQKQDLKFRYATGIRNAVALTWNASAGRLFALQHGRDDLHRYWPEFYTEDQNVELPSEIFFDLEQGDDMGWPYCYYDHIQGKKFLNPEYGGDGVKSDRCEKAKAPLLGFPGHWAPNDVLFYKGDLFPEKYKQGAFIAFHGSWNRLGHEQQGFKVVFVPMKDGKPSGQYEVFADGFIGPQPITNPGNAFFRPCGLAEGSDGSLYISDSQHGRIWRIVYYKDGIEKTADRVLFKPEVQKEEEAVPNEMVAGQTVYNTYCAPCHQRDGKGAPGMNPPLAGVNLVTGNKTALINIILNGYDKKDKINGETYQNVMPPHSWLTDQQIADVLTYIRKSFGNKADEVKVDEVTKTRAAAGKAGAK